CAAAGAATTCATATCttctattttgtagaaaaatgctcaaacaggtcaattttcattcaaaattaagCAACTTTTCATGTACAATTGAAGAGTTTGTCATGCATCCTCTAAAAAGAGTGAGGGTAGTTTACTTGTTCgatcatttttctacaaaataggaTACTGGCATAGACTGAAGACATGCATTTTGTGCGTTGCTTTTTATTCACTCTGTAGATTTAACAGTTCTAAGCTGCCTCTTGGTGATTCTCATCTGGGCATGCAGATGTATTTCTTACTGTAGGAATATGAGCGGAAATTGGATGAATATGAGAAGATCGGAAGCATCTTATTCCTTCAAGTTTTAGATAAATCCAATTTTGGTTGATTCTGAAAGCAGACGCTTACCAGTGTTACCCAATAGGAGAGAAGCCTATTTTCAGGAAAAACCAGAAGATCTAGTAGTTGAAATCCTCCTCTCCAAGCTGTAACTACCAGTGTTCCAATACCAGCAGTAGAAAATAAGCAATCCAAGATATAAAGTTCCCTTTTCTCACTCGactcaaaaagaaaaataaaatttattttaccACCGAGAGCTTTACTTTTGTCTATACCCAATTCGCAAATGTATGATCGAAAATTAGGGTTTTATTACTCATAAAATTCAGGAGTGTGAAACGATTAGATATTAAAGTCAGCATAAATTTTAAGGCAGTAAATTTAAATGCAGCTAATTCAGTGAATCGATAATGGGAAAATTATAGAATTATGCTCAATGTGATTCATAATGACGATAATATTAAAGGTGCTAATCATTATTTGGGTACCTGGAAATGACTGTACCACTGAAATTGTCTTAAAAAGATTGTTTCTCTTCATTGGGTTCAAGAAATTATAGAGAAATATAAGGTTTACTTACAACGGTTCTGAATATGGTCAACACTTGGAAATATCCCTGCCGTTCATCTGTAGCAACCACAAGAGGTGGCGAGGAAATGTTCCTCAAACTCCTGAACAATGCCAAAACGACCATGGCACCCGCTGTGGTGGCAGAAACAGAGATGAGGTCACCAGGTGTGAACAAATCTAGCAACTGCCAAACCCCCCTGAACCAATTCACACAAACGAATGCGTAAAATATCGAGTATGTTCTCGACACAATATAATACAAGACTCTATTATTATCTGGATGAAAAGTTTCATCCATCGACCTCTGAATGAAATTCAAGAACAAGTTCCCACATAATCCAATTCCAGTCGAAATAGACGCACTCAGAGCCTGGTCGTCGGGGTAACAGAAAAAGTCCATGAGCTCCCACTGGCTCCTCCAGCATCCCACAACACAAGGGGTGATCACTAAGGTCGAAAAGAGGAAATCCAACACTGCCAGAAAGAACTCGTATATCTTGTCTTTTTCTTGGAACACTTGGGTCGCTTCCACTATGCTACCCCTCATTTTCGTCGGTCGTTCTTCATCTGCCATATCTTTCAAACCGTTTGATTTGTTAGGATG
Above is a window of Coccinella septempunctata chromosome 5, icCocSept1.1, whole genome shotgun sequence DNA encoding:
- the LOC123313879 gene encoding uncharacterized protein LOC123313879 isoform X1; this encodes MADEERPTKMRGSIVEATQVFQEKDKIYEFFLAVLDFLFSTLVITPCVVGCWRSQWELMDFFCYPDDQALSASISTGIGLCGNLFLNFIQRSMDETFHPDNNRVLYYIVSRTYSIFYAFVCVNWFRGVWQLLDLFTPGDLISVSATTAGAMVVLALFRSLRNISSPPLVVATDERQGYFQVLTIFRTVSSEKRELYILDCLFSTAGIGTLVVTAWRGGFQLLDLLVFPENRLLSYWVTLCLGYIIVTIAFSLQNGVRWICKHLKILPRIIFGDIFIVFAAFGTINIWRGMWDLLDHYFLPDQRELSNWLVYWVSLILLILLGCSNSLLVRGVFIDAEEPGGDSMIFPCHFIRNKLSKQRTKKNLAALHQAAARTNAEVDDKANKENHNFSYAHSVQIKEYSA
- the LOC123313879 gene encoding uncharacterized protein LOC123313879 isoform X2, whose amino-acid sequence is MADEERPTKMRGSIVEATQVFQEKDKIYEFFLAVLDFLFSTLVITPCVVGCWRSQWELMDFFCYPDDQALSASISTGIGLCGNLFLNFIQRSMDETFHPDNNRVLYYIVSRTYSIFYAFVCVNWFRGVWQLLDLFTPGDLISVSATTAGAMVVLALFRSLRNISSPPLVVATDERQGYFQVLTIFRTVCLGYIIVTIAFSLQNGVRWICKHLKILPRIIFGDIFIVFAAFGTINIWRGMWDLLDHYFLPDQRELSNWLVYWVSLILLILLGCSNSLLVRGVFIDAEEPGGDSMIFPCHFIRNKLSKQRTKKNLAALHQAAARTNAEVDDKANKENHNFSYAHSVQIKEYSA